A window of Patagioenas fasciata isolate bPatFas1 chromosome 27, bPatFas1.hap1, whole genome shotgun sequence genomic DNA:
ggaagaaattgttcgccacatccaacctcaacctcccctggtcaTTTCCTCACtaaaccccccaggtccctcagctgcttccatcacccttgtgctccagccccttccccagctccgttcccttctctcaactcgctccagcacctcaagctcttacTTGGcacaaggggcccaaaactgcccccaggatttgaggtttgaccTCCCCAGCACTGAAGGGCTCAGTGCTGGCTGCTGCTCAGGGTCAGACACCAGGATTTCAGAGCAGATGGGAGGACAAGGATGCAGAGGGGATCACTGCGTCTGTGCAGTGTGTGCCTAACGATGCCgctttcccttctcttccagaGTGACATGCAGAGCTGGGAGGAGCAAAGCCAAGGAGCCATCTACACAGTGGAGTACGCCTGCAGGTATGAGAGACTCCCCCGAGCAGGAGGGTTGTGTTTGCAGGCAGAGGTGCTAAAAACCAAGCAGAAGCTGCTTGGTGTAAACCAGGGTGAGAGCACAGTgtgtgaatcatagaatcagaacagtttgggttccagctcccccagtgccacccttgccatgacagggacatcttcaccagctcaggttgctcagagccctgtccagcctggcctgggatgtctccagggacggttcatccaccacctctctggccaacctgggccaggctctcaccacctgcagggccaacaattccttcctcatgtccagcctgaaactcccattttaatttaaaaccatcacccctggtCCTTTCACTACAGGCTTTGCTCTAAAACCGCGATGCTTTAGGAAATACTAATGCATCCCCTGGTTTTCTCCTTTCAGTGCCATCAAGAACATGACTGACAGCAGTGTGTACTTCAAGAGCATCGACAGTCTGCTCAAGCACGCCATTGCCATGAAGGAGCAGCTGAACGCCGCGCAGGGCCGCAGGTAGCGCGGGGATGTGAGTGCCTGGGTGTGCGGTGACTGTTCTGgctggcagaggctttgctgatgTGATGCAGCTCACACAAATACGCCCAGTGGTTATAATACCTCACTCACACGATTCTAGATGATTGTTTGAAAGAGCACGCTGCTTGCCTTCCAGCGATCTTCTGGCTTTGTTTACTGGGAAacaaataatctttttttaacaaaagaataactggaaaataatttatttccttatttATAAAGGGTTTGGTTGTGTAATACATTAAATCTTTGTGTCAAAGGAGTTTGGAGTGAGATGATGCTGCTGGGGTGGAGGAGGTGAGAGCTGCGTTTGGGGCTGTTCTCTCTTGTGTTtgtggctcttttggggcagaatCCCACGGAGATGAGTGGTAGCAGAATGATGATGCATTTTTGTAGGTTTGCAGTTGAACCACAGCTCCTAAAATATCAGTTGGCAGATCGTCTGAGTCTGGTGTACGCGTCTCTCCTGAGAACGGTGTTGGTGTCGGAGTCTGGGTGGGAGTGAGAAAAATTCCCCAATACCCTCCCTGGCAGAACAGAgagccccagctctgcagaatgACTCTGCCTTTGACCGTTCTGCTCCAGGTTCCGTATGTTCCCAGTTTCCTGCACGTCAGGGTCTCGCTCTGTGCAGCCCAGAGTGGTTTTTGCAGCAGTGTGGCTGCAAAGATGGCCCTGGACACCCACGGGGGCTGGCGTGTGCTGCGAGCAGGGAGCTTTTATCTGAGGGAACCCCTAGTTCGTCACATTCTTACGGCTGTGCCGTCCTACCTGTCTGCTGGACGTGACTCTCTTTTCTTTCTACAGCACCGTGGCCCCCCAAAGCAAGAAtcctccagccagttcgtgatttCGGCCAGGACCAACCATCCTCTGCTGCCTTCTCCAGCCCCGGGGAGGAGTGAGAAACACCCGCTGGATCTCTGAACCTGCGCAGAGGCCTCTGCCTCTGTTCCCAGGAACAAGGTGCTGCAAATCCTGCCGCTGGGGTCAGGACTGTCGTTCTGGGGGGGGTGTTTCAGGGAGCACTTGTGTCCCATTCCACAGGGACACGGGCTGGTTCTGCTTTTGTCCTTTCCAGACTCCAGTGAGGCATTTTTCTCTCTACCTCTCGGCCACAGAAATATCTCATAAAAAGCAGG
This region includes:
- the BORCS8 gene encoding BLOC-1-related complex subunit 8, with translation MEEPEMQLKVKKVTDKFTESMYVLANEPSVALYRLQEHVRRSLPELAQHKSDMQSWEEQSQGAIYTVEYACSAIKNMTDSSVYFKSIDSLLKHAIAMKEQLNAAQGRSTVAPQSKNPPASS